In Ferroplasma sp., a single window of DNA contains:
- a CDS encoding UPF0179 family protein, with the protein MIKLNKISLIGVDLAKKDLVFTFRGPLSGKCDECRIKNVCFNLEPGKSYRIINVKEQVNPCFVYNKNKVSTIDVEEVPDTYNIQNGKRLMEGSSVELRSMKCDYLTCPNIEKCNLLNIKGNKKIVVKRIRGKLTCPKGYDMREVES; encoded by the coding sequence GTGATCAAATTGAATAAAATAAGTTTAATAGGCGTTGATTTAGCCAAAAAAGATTTGGTGTTTACATTCAGAGGACCATTATCCGGGAAATGCGATGAGTGCAGGATAAAAAATGTCTGCTTTAACCTTGAGCCAGGGAAATCATACCGCATAATAAACGTAAAAGAGCAGGTCAATCCATGTTTTGTATATAATAAAAACAAGGTATCCACAATTGATGTTGAGGAGGTGCCTGATACTTACAATATACAGAACGGCAAAAGGCTTATGGAGGGTTCATCCGTAGAGTTGCGGAGCATGAAGTGTGATTACCTTACATGCCCCAACATTGAAAAATGCAACCTCCTGAACATAAAGGGAAACAAAAAAATTGTTGTAAAAAGGATAAGGGGTAAATTAACCTGCCCAAAGGGATATGATATGCGGGAAGTTGAATCCTAA
- the ychF gene encoding YchF-related putative GTPase produces MLKIGLIGKPNAGKSTLFSAITSIDVDIANYPFTTIKPNIGISFIKDKCPEDEIHSRCNPREGKCIDGIRYIPVEIIDVPGLIEGASEGKGMGNEFLDNIRDADIILNLFDASGMTDVEGNPAEKRHDPVQDIDFVHSEIVKWMNGKISKDWQKFARKEDNSPDRLEVKILQKAATFGINEKEMILIMTREKFPEKLIHWTDEDIQRLSEAILKYAKPVFNIGNKADMVTDEELESMEAGRGKVYFISAQYELVLEKALKNGYIIPDGNGFLFTDKSGGSQKTVINAIMERVNGNVVKRFYDVLTEIIKSLGYIVVYPVLDESRWTDKNGNVLPDAYLMKEGDTALDLAYRIHTDIGKNFIRAVNGRTQRVIGKDYKLLNNDVIKIISNSR; encoded by the coding sequence ATGCTGAAGATAGGTTTAATCGGAAAGCCAAATGCTGGAAAGTCAACATTATTTTCTGCAATTACATCGATTGATGTTGATATAGCAAATTATCCATTTACCACAATAAAGCCAAATATTGGAATCTCCTTTATAAAGGATAAATGCCCGGAGGATGAAATACATTCAAGATGCAATCCCAGAGAGGGAAAATGTATAGATGGCATTAGGTATATTCCTGTAGAAATAATTGACGTTCCGGGGTTAATTGAAGGCGCAAGCGAGGGAAAGGGCATGGGAAATGAGTTCCTCGACAATATCAGGGATGCGGATATAATTCTCAATCTTTTTGATGCATCTGGCATGACAGATGTTGAGGGCAATCCTGCAGAAAAGCGGCATGACCCTGTGCAGGACATTGATTTTGTACATAGTGAAATAGTTAAATGGATGAATGGGAAAATATCAAAGGACTGGCAAAAATTTGCAAGGAAGGAGGACAACAGCCCGGATCGCCTGGAAGTCAAAATACTCCAGAAGGCTGCGACCTTTGGGATAAATGAAAAGGAAATGATACTAATAATGACCAGAGAAAAATTCCCTGAAAAGCTTATTCACTGGACAGATGAAGATATACAGAGGTTATCTGAGGCCATACTGAAATACGCCAAGCCAGTTTTTAATATAGGCAATAAGGCTGATATGGTAACCGATGAAGAACTTGAATCTATGGAAGCGGGAAGGGGCAAAGTATATTTTATTTCTGCACAGTATGAGCTTGTTCTGGAAAAAGCATTAAAAAATGGATACATTATACCAGACGGTAATGGATTTTTATTTACAGATAAATCCGGAGGGTCACAGAAAACGGTGATCAATGCCATCATGGAAAGGGTAAATGGGAATGTCGTAAAACGTTTTTACGATGTCCTGACTGAAATTATAAAATCACTTGGTTATATCGTGGTATACCCGGTTCTTGATGAAAGCAGGTGGACAGATAAGAACGGAAATGTTTTGCCTGATGCGTATCTAATGAAGGAGGGCGATACAGCACTGGACCTGGCATACAGAATACACACAGACATCGGAAAAAACTTTATCCGTGCGGTGAATGGACGCACGCAGAGAGTAATAGGAAAAGATTATAAATTATTAAATAATGACGTTATCAAAATAATTTCAAATTCAAGGTGA
- a CDS encoding 30S ribosomal protein S12, whose product MPNGMNAGKKLMKARKHYAWSDRDYKRRMLDLRRKSDPLEGSPQAKGIVIEKVGIEAKQPNSGIRKCVKIQLIKNGRQLSAFAPGDGAINYIDEHDEVMVEGIGGRMGRSKGDIPGVRYKVIKVNGISLNELVRGRKEKTVR is encoded by the coding sequence GTGCCCAATGGTATGAATGCAGGAAAAAAATTAATGAAAGCAAGAAAACATTATGCGTGGTCGGATAGAGATTACAAGAGGAGAATGCTAGATTTGAGGAGGAAGAGCGATCCTCTTGAGGGGTCACCACAGGCTAAGGGCATAGTTATAGAAAAGGTCGGTATAGAGGCTAAACAGCCTAACTCCGGAATCAGAAAATGCGTCAAGATACAGTTGATAAAGAATGGCAGGCAGTTATCCGCCTTTGCACCAGGTGATGGTGCCATAAACTATATAGATGAACATGACGAGGTAATGGTTGAAGGCATAGGTGGAAGGATGGGAAGAAGTAAGGGAGATATCCCTGGAGTCAGATACAAGGTAATTAAGGTAAATGGCATTTCCCTGAATGAGCTGGTACGTGGAAGAAAGGAGAAAACAGTAAGGTGA
- a CDS encoding 30S ribosomal protein S7 — protein sequence MDQLIMNKYDISGIQIKDQGLATYINLTSYLNLDTGGRFSNYLSGKRNINTIERLLNNLMRTEKWTGKKYSAYRVLSEAFDIIATKTKQNPVQILVSAIENSAPREEVTRLKYGGIAVPKSVDVSPSRRLDEALRNIARGATKASFKHKTHIEECLASEIMLAARNDANSFAISKKEEIERVAASAR from the coding sequence ATGGATCAGTTAATAATGAATAAATATGACATTTCAGGAATACAAATAAAGGATCAGGGGCTTGCAACATACATAAATCTCACATCTTACCTTAATCTTGATACAGGTGGCAGGTTTTCAAACTACCTTTCTGGAAAAAGGAATATTAATACCATTGAAAGATTGCTTAACAATCTTATGAGAACAGAGAAGTGGACAGGAAAGAAGTATTCTGCATACAGGGTTCTCAGTGAAGCTTTTGACATAATAGCAACAAAAACAAAACAGAATCCTGTCCAGATACTAGTATCAGCTATAGAGAATTCGGCACCCAGAGAGGAGGTTACTAGATTGAAGTACGGCGGTATTGCAGTACCAAAGTCCGTTGATGTTTCACCTTCCAGAAGGCTTGACGAGGCCCTCAGGAATATAGCCCGTGGGGCAACGAAAGCATCTTTCAAACATAAAACACACATAGAAGAATGCCTGGCAAGCGAAATTATGCTTGCAGCAAGAAACGATGCAAATTCATTTGCAATAAGCAAGAAAGAAGAAATTGAAAGAGTAGCTGCCTCGGCAAGATAA
- a CDS encoding DUF2269 domain-containing protein, with product MYYGLIISPALHKALFFVLLSVHVLSAITFVGGSIFIWLILWPESYKMNDDKLRTRLLGFVGHRFAFWTNLTLGLLILTGLLMTYKYILNPSLYIASTGGKILLAAEIIIVVMIIIMYGNNIYHGKLIVRLNEEGKFDEIKKIRKVTHVYSMITMALLIIIVIMMVALSIYS from the coding sequence ATGTATTACGGCTTAATTATATCCCCGGCATTACATAAGGCTCTATTTTTTGTTCTGCTTTCTGTGCATGTGCTTTCTGCAATTACCTTTGTTGGCGGGTCAATATTTATATGGCTTATCCTATGGCCGGAATCATATAAAATGAATGATGATAAACTCCGTACCCGGCTTCTGGGTTTTGTTGGACACCGTTTTGCATTCTGGACAAATTTAACACTTGGGTTGCTTATCCTTACAGGGCTTCTGATGACCTATAAATATATCTTAAACCCGTCACTGTACATAGCCAGTACAGGCGGTAAAATTTTGCTTGCTGCTGAAATAATCATAGTTGTTATGATAATAATTATGTACGGAAACAACATATATCACGGAAAACTTATAGTAAGGCTTAATGAGGAGGGCAAATTTGATGAGATTAAAAAGATCAGGAAAGTTACGCATGTATACTCAATGATTACAATGGCGCTTCTAATTATTATAGTCATTATGATGGTGGCTCTTAGCATTTATTCCTAA
- a CDS encoding multiprotein bridging factor aMBF1, with protein sequence MNCEMCGEPSDKLIKVRISGAILNVCPKCAKFGDPVEEKKLNKISESITIKFPEKKINVVTYKKPFKKQAPLKKPVHKENVEDFDVVEDYAELIKNKRESMNMTQDDLAKKIFERKNVLSNIERGELLPDISTARKLEKVLNIKLLEKN encoded by the coding sequence ATGAACTGTGAAATGTGCGGAGAACCAAGCGATAAATTAATCAAGGTACGTATTTCTGGTGCCATACTTAATGTATGCCCGAAATGCGCAAAATTTGGAGATCCAGTTGAGGAAAAGAAACTCAACAAAATAAGTGAAAGCATAACAATAAAATTTCCCGAGAAGAAAATAAATGTGGTAACATACAAGAAACCATTCAAAAAACAGGCACCTTTGAAGAAACCTGTACATAAAGAAAATGTTGAGGACTTTGATGTTGTTGAGGATTACGCAGAGTTAATAAAAAATAAGAGGGAATCAATGAATATGACACAGGATGACCTGGCTAAGAAAATATTTGAGCGTAAAAACGTCCTTTCCAACATAGAACGGGGTGAACTGCTCCCGGATATAAGCACTGCAAGAAAATTGGAGAAGGTGCTCAATATAAAATTACTTGAAAAAAATTAA
- a CDS encoding fibrillarin-like rRNA/tRNA 2'-O-methyltransferase, with protein MKKHDHPLKIQNSRILIDKSRIYTATAYNQSVYGERIKRSGNVYFREWNPRRSKLAAAILKGFSSMPVEQDSSILYLGASTGTTVSHVADISYRGSVFAVEFSYDSFIKLYDLARRRNNIFPILEDANMPEKYQFFVGNPDIIYQDIAQRNQVQIFNENAKIFSSAKKAMLIIKARAISSNRSDKSIINSAVRQIKDFRVREVIDLKPYDVGNYFIYLDKD; from the coding sequence ATGAAGAAGCATGATCATCCCCTGAAAATACAGAACAGCAGGATTTTAATTGATAAAAGTAGAATTTATACTGCAACTGCTTATAACCAATCGGTATACGGGGAGAGAATCAAGAGATCTGGAAATGTATACTTCAGAGAATGGAACCCAAGAAGGAGCAAGCTCGCGGCTGCCATACTAAAGGGATTTTCTAGCATGCCTGTTGAACAGGATTCATCGATACTCTATCTTGGAGCATCCACTGGAACAACAGTAAGCCATGTTGCAGATATTTCATACAGGGGCAGTGTATTTGCAGTAGAATTCTCATATGATTCATTTATAAAGCTATACGATCTGGCGAGGAGGAGAAATAATATCTTTCCCATACTGGAGGATGCCAATATGCCGGAGAAATATCAATTTTTTGTGGGAAATCCAGATATTATATATCAGGATATTGCACAGAGGAACCAGGTACAGATTTTCAATGAAAATGCAAAAATATTTTCATCTGCAAAAAAAGCTATGTTAATTATTAAGGCAAGGGCAATATCATCCAACAGATCAGATAAGAGCATTATCAATTCTGCAGTAAGGCAGATAAAGGATTTCAGGGTGAGAGAAGTAATAGATCTTAAACCGTATGATGTTGGTAATTATTTCATATATCTTGATAAAGATTAA
- the aspS gene encoding aspartate--tRNA(Asn) ligase, translating into MRTYIADTETLDDGKEITLQGWIQELRKIKNLMFIIVRDSTGQIQVTVKKGSITNYDELYEITRESVISVHGILNKKSVSRSGTEVLATGVEILSIADTPLPLGVIDRVSADFDTRLNNRFLDLRKPEHLVIFKFESQLLFGIREYMNRENFIEVHTPKIVGAATEGGADLFRVEYFEKQAYLNQSPQLYKEILIGSGFDKVFEVGPAFRAEKENTVRHLNEFTSIDMEAAFIDDRKAMEYLERAISYAVNRTIDVMGAELERSGYHVDRLDPPFPRITYEEALGYLNNHGLKLSFGDDFSPEANKILAQKFNGFYFITGWPSAMRPFYTHPDTNPEITKSFDLQLNDIEVTSGAQRVHNYRMLEENFMKKGLNKNDFEFYEKAFKYGMPPHAGWGLGLERLVMNLLGLNNVRESTLFPRDRTRLSP; encoded by the coding sequence ATGAGAACTTATATTGCCGATACAGAAACACTGGATGATGGGAAGGAGATTACGCTGCAGGGCTGGATTCAGGAACTCAGGAAGATAAAAAACCTGATGTTCATTATTGTCCGTGACAGTACAGGCCAGATTCAGGTGACCGTGAAAAAGGGCAGCATTACGAATTATGATGAGCTCTATGAGATAACAAGGGAGTCTGTTATTTCAGTCCATGGCATACTGAATAAAAAAAGCGTGAGCAGGTCAGGAACTGAAGTTCTGGCTACAGGTGTCGAAATACTTTCCATTGCAGACACGCCCCTTCCACTGGGGGTTATTGATAGGGTGTCAGCAGATTTCGATACCAGGCTGAACAACCGTTTTCTGGATTTAAGGAAACCGGAGCATCTTGTTATATTTAAGTTTGAAAGTCAGCTCCTATTCGGCATAAGGGAGTATATGAACAGGGAAAATTTTATAGAGGTGCATACTCCGAAAATAGTTGGGGCAGCCACTGAGGGAGGTGCAGATCTATTCCGCGTAGAATATTTCGAAAAACAGGCATATCTAAACCAGTCGCCGCAGCTCTACAAGGAAATACTCATAGGATCAGGATTTGACAAGGTGTTTGAGGTTGGCCCTGCATTCAGGGCAGAAAAGGAAAATACAGTAAGGCACCTCAACGAATTTACCTCTATAGATATGGAAGCGGCGTTTATCGATGATAGAAAGGCAATGGAATATCTCGAGAGAGCAATATCCTATGCGGTCAACAGAACCATTGATGTCATGGGCGCCGAACTGGAAAGATCAGGATACCATGTTGACAGGCTTGATCCGCCATTCCCAAGGATAACATACGAAGAGGCACTGGGATACCTAAATAACCACGGCCTGAAACTATCCTTCGGTGATGATTTCTCACCTGAGGCAAACAAAATACTGGCACAGAAATTCAACGGCTTTTATTTTATTACCGGATGGCCCTCAGCCATGAGGCCATTTTATACGCACCCGGATACAAATCCTGAGATAACAAAATCATTTGACCTGCAGCTGAACGATATAGAGGTAACTTCCGGTGCACAGAGAGTACATAATTACAGAATGCTGGAAGAAAATTTTATGAAAAAAGGGCTCAATAAAAACGACTTTGAATTTTACGAAAAGGCATTTAAATATGGAATGCCACCACATGCCGGATGGGGGCTTGGCCTTGAACGGCTTGTGATGAACCTCCTCGGTTTAAATAATGTCAGAGAATCGACATTATTTCCTAGAGACAGGACCAGACTTTCTCCCTGA
- a CDS encoding NfeD family protein, producing MEKSRAFLLLLLIGVILIVVAAPLLQHGSSAIHDEASSREVLVINLTGSIDPGTYSMIKSDLHGVSSSSVRAVIININAGSGMLKSALDMDKCINSTENSGIKVYAYIGPGASAVNAGSYVAMDADGIYMAPGSSIGRAKPYIIAGSQEEENADALNMGNIMSALASSHGRNGTYAMEMVTGDTVYDSSVAISDNVANGRSPSLGGFIAEMNLSSYGIHYSEENLYENFIGFLGSPFTAGLLILTGIIAVFFDLYHGTIVLSVLGVALIVLGIIGAALIDASVIGLLLLLLAGILIFIEFETNHGVALLLGLISGIAGVYFLGSSYGTNSPGYSPDPYGEGFYLTSIAIILLGMLMVVYISRILKSQIREHYTGIESLIGHSAEVKTAMGTNGRGFVAIEGVQWRALNIGVPVNRNDRVIIIERRGLTLIVKKI from the coding sequence ATGGAAAAATCCAGGGCTTTTCTTTTGCTATTGTTAATCGGGGTAATACTTATAGTGGTTGCTGCACCGCTGTTGCAGCATGGATCATCTGCTATCCATGATGAAGCATCCAGCAGGGAGGTTCTGGTCATAAATTTAACAGGGTCTATAGATCCGGGAACGTATAGCATGATTAAATCAGATCTGCATGGTGTAAGCAGTTCCTCTGTTAGGGCAGTTATAATCAACATAAATGCAGGATCTGGCATGTTAAAGAGTGCACTGGATATGGATAAATGCATAAATTCCACTGAAAATTCCGGGATAAAGGTTTATGCCTACATTGGACCAGGAGCATCAGCTGTAAATGCAGGTTCATATGTGGCCATGGATGCAGATGGAATTTATATGGCCCCAGGTTCATCAATCGGCAGGGCTAAACCCTACATCATAGCGGGATCACAGGAGGAAGAAAATGCTGATGCCCTGAATATGGGTAATATAATGTCAGCATTAGCTTCATCACATGGTAGAAACGGTACCTATGCCATGGAAATGGTTACAGGCGATACTGTATATGATTCCTCTGTTGCAATTTCTGATAATGTGGCAAACGGGAGGTCCCCGAGCCTGGGGGGGTTTATTGCAGAAATGAATCTTAGCTCATACGGCATACACTACAGTGAGGAGAATTTATATGAAAACTTTATTGGGTTCCTTGGAAGCCCATTTACTGCAGGGCTTCTGATACTTACTGGCATAATAGCAGTATTTTTTGACCTTTACCATGGAACAATTGTGCTTTCTGTGCTGGGGGTTGCATTGATAGTCCTTGGAATTATAGGTGCAGCCCTCATAGACGCATCAGTCATAGGGCTCCTTCTGCTCCTTCTGGCCGGGATACTTATATTCATAGAATTTGAAACAAATCACGGCGTGGCCCTATTGCTTGGATTGATTTCAGGTATTGCAGGCGTTTATTTTCTTGGGTCTTCCTATGGAACAAACAGCCCCGGATACTCTCCGGATCCATATGGTGAGGGATTCTACCTGACATCAATTGCTATCATCCTGCTGGGAATGCTAATGGTAGTTTATATAAGCAGGATATTGAAATCGCAGATAAGGGAACACTATACCGGAATCGAGTCACTTATAGGCCACAGCGCAGAGGTTAAGACAGCCATGGGAACAAATGGCAGGGGCTTTGTTGCAATAGAGGGTGTCCAGTGGAGGGCACTCAACATCGGCGTCCCTGTCAACAGAAATGATAGGGTGATAATAATTGAACGCAGGGGACTTACCCTGATAGTAAAAAAGATTTGA
- a CDS encoding ROK family protein, with protein MYILGYDVGGTKISTVIGNESGEIIGKIVRRTAREYGKTGITEQLISMGEDLIEKKNIDKISKIGIIFAGPVDSEKGVIISSPNIIGLKNYNITEELKNHFKVPVYLQNDAIASTIAEKLYGSGKNYSNFVYMTLSTGIGGGIFINNRLYKGSHGMAGEFGHMVILPNGPLCGCGRRGCLEALASGRGITRRVVENISAIKNSTIFSDMNPGDIDAKEIFAAKESGDMFAQLIVEETIYYLAVGLVNIINALDPDAIIIGGGISREGDNLFKPLRLAVKEEMKSMKRPVKIIKALDNGADLGCIAITQYEEM; from the coding sequence ATGTACATACTTGGATATGATGTGGGTGGTACCAAAATTTCAACTGTCATTGGAAATGAAAGTGGGGAGATCATAGGAAAAATTGTACGGAGAACAGCCAGAGAGTATGGCAAAACAGGAATAACAGAACAGTTGATTTCCATGGGCGAGGATCTGATAGAGAAGAAAAACATCGATAAAATTTCAAAAATTGGTATAATATTTGCAGGGCCTGTGGATTCCGAAAAGGGCGTAATAATATCATCCCCTAATATAATTGGATTAAAAAATTATAACATCACTGAGGAACTGAAGAATCATTTCAAGGTTCCGGTTTATCTCCAGAATGATGCAATAGCATCCACAATTGCTGAAAAACTTTATGGATCAGGTAAAAACTATTCAAATTTTGTATACATGACTCTGAGTACCGGTATCGGCGGCGGTATTTTTATAAACAACAGGCTTTATAAGGGGTCACATGGTATGGCTGGAGAATTCGGGCATATGGTTATCCTTCCCAATGGACCGCTATGTGGCTGTGGCAGGCGCGGATGCCTTGAGGCCCTTGCCAGTGGCAGGGGAATAACGAGGAGGGTTGTGGAGAACATCAGCGCCATAAAAAATTCCACCATATTTTCTGACATGAATCCGGGCGACATAGATGCCAAGGAGATATTCGCTGCCAAGGAATCAGGAGATATGTTCGCACAGCTCATAGTTGAGGAAACCATATATTATCTTGCTGTAGGGCTTGTGAATATAATTAATGCACTGGACCCGGATGCGATTATAATAGGCGGTGGCATATCAAGGGAGGGGGATAATTTATTCAAGCCCTTAAGGCTTGCAGTAAAGGAGGAAATGAAATCCATGAAACGGCCAGTAAAGATAATAAAGGCTCTGGATAACGGTGCGGACCTTGGATGCATTGCCATAACACAGTATGAGGAAATGTGA
- a CDS encoding 4Fe-4S ferredoxin gives MAEDISCKNNGTMPVVDQSKCEAKGQCVAVCPENVFELRPRTSEEINGLTFMGKFKARIHNNIVGSPLHIDLCKSAGIAWFHAPKRQLG, from the coding sequence ATGGCAGAAGATATATCATGCAAGAATAATGGAACCATGCCAGTAGTAGACCAGTCAAAATGCGAGGCGAAGGGGCAGTGTGTTGCTGTGTGTCCTGAAAATGTGTTTGAATTGAGGCCACGAACATCTGAAGAAATAAACGGATTGACCTTTATGGGAAAATTTAAGGCAAGGATCCATAATAACATAGTAGGATCACCATTACACATAGATCTGTGCAAATCAGCGGGGATTGCGTGGTTTCATGCCCCGAAAAGGCAATTAGGTTGA
- a CDS encoding PTO1314 family radical SAM protein, with amino-acid sequence MSVYNAVVLRSIKRNISRVKNKKLPTIAGHKLLYECNLRCKMCPFWRRPDSKLLSMDQEIAMMEKLKEAGVSYLGFEGGEPLLRNDTPDILRESHKRFHTSMVTNGWRLEKKIKEISNSLDFLFVSIDGNKEVHDTMRGMSGSFEHAIRGINASKRAVPVAMSSTITRENIDTVQDILDIGDDLDVPINFQIEYDYSTAEKISPEKDKLLSVLNMLIESKKNDGPIMNTVQYFESIKNSWFYGMKWECRPWLTINIDPEGRVVTPCYIINEYSGADYVWNMDIKKMWNSFDWEPYRSCNKCALSCYLEPSLFKWTKPAMVKSRIIDATIDYIKFNASRKGY; translated from the coding sequence GTGTCTGTTTATAATGCTGTGGTTTTGAGGTCAATAAAGAGGAATATATCAAGGGTAAAAAATAAAAAATTACCCACTATAGCCGGTCATAAACTGCTATATGAATGTAATTTAAGGTGCAAAATGTGTCCGTTCTGGAGGAGGCCGGACAGCAAATTATTATCCATGGATCAGGAAATTGCAATGATGGAAAAATTAAAGGAGGCAGGAGTATCATACTTAGGATTTGAAGGCGGTGAGCCCCTGTTAAGAAATGATACACCTGATATACTCAGGGAAAGCCATAAAAGATTTCACACATCTATGGTAACAAACGGGTGGAGGCTTGAGAAAAAAATAAAGGAAATTTCAAATTCATTGGATTTTCTCTTTGTTTCAATTGATGGGAATAAGGAGGTTCATGATACAATGAGGGGCATGAGTGGATCCTTCGAGCATGCAATAAGAGGGATCAACGCATCAAAGCGTGCAGTTCCGGTGGCCATGAGCTCTACCATAACCAGGGAGAATATTGACACAGTACAGGATATACTTGATATTGGGGATGATCTTGATGTTCCCATAAATTTCCAGATCGAATATGACTATTCTACCGCAGAGAAGATCTCGCCAGAGAAGGATAAACTTCTTTCGGTCCTTAACATGCTTATTGAAAGTAAAAAAAATGACGGCCCTATTATGAATACTGTGCAGTATTTTGAATCCATAAAAAATTCATGGTTTTATGGAATGAAATGGGAATGCAGGCCCTGGTTAACAATCAACATAGATCCAGAGGGTAGGGTGGTAACACCGTGCTATATAATAAACGAGTATTCTGGAGCAGATTATGTCTGGAATATGGATATTAAAAAGATGTGGAACAGCTTTGACTGGGAACCCTACAGGTCATGCAATAAATGCGCACTTTCCTGTTATCTGGAGCCCTCACTTTTCAAATGGACAAAGCCTGCAATGGTTAAAAGCAGAATCATTGACGCAACAATAGATTATATAAAGTTCAACGCATCAAGAAAGGGATATTAG